The genome window AACAAAGGCCTTCCCCTCCTTCAGCCCCAGTTCCTTCACCCAGAACTCGTCCCTCCCGGCGAAGCCGAGCCAGCCCTTCCCGCCGGTCCCGATTATACCCGCTATCCTCGGCGTGCTGTAATCGTCCCTCTCGTAGTCGAGGGCATCGAGGACGTGGATTAGGGCCTTCTTGGGGCTCTCCCACTCGAGGGCCTGGGCAATGAAGTCCGTCTGGAGGCCGTTCGTGACGACGGCGTACTCATCGAGGAGCCTCACGACGGGGTAGCTGACGTATGGGTTGTCGGTCTCGGTTAGGTTCTCGATGTAAACTGCCCTCCCTTTAACGATGGCCTTCCTCCTAGGAAAGGAGCGGGAGCAGAGAAGGTAGA of Thermococcus sp. JdF3 contains these proteins:
- a CDS encoding IMP cyclohydrolase; translated protein: MTYTGRTLGIGLMNGKPFAFYLLCSRSFPRRKAIVKGRAVYIENLTETDNPYVSYPVVRLLDEYAVVTNGLQTDFIAQALEWESPKKALIHVLDALDYERDDYSTPRIAGIIGTGGKGWLGFAGRDEFWVKELGLKEGKAFVTATYNLGFAELELPAFESAEELAEKAMELPFKKKVLAIGIVKERKEWGLAWLSP